The Halopelagius longus genome has a segment encoding these proteins:
- a CDS encoding polysaccharide deacetylase family protein, producing the protein MAPESDLLPRTTRRLERAGFEALGRADRRLGFSHLYPDEANGVLMYHAVGSPEKYGNVSVGRFRRDLEYLTTHFEVCDLPAVLDDDGGKRVALTFDDAYDDFYENVLPLLRRYGVPATLFVPVAFVGGGRTDLAYRFGRSPAEFDRYNDPEAHRDYGGPAPGVMSWDRLREVAADELVTVGNHTRTHPDLSRLSAPSDLEPEIVGARDELAERLGVDIDRFCFPYGRYSEEAAELVAETHDVSVTSRRGLLFDPASNDGHLLPRVRAHDPEHRVRWDLSAVRWRLVERLG; encoded by the coding sequence ATGGCGCCGGAGAGCGACCTCCTGCCGCGGACGACGCGACGACTCGAACGGGCGGGGTTCGAGGCGTTGGGTCGCGCGGACCGGCGTCTCGGGTTCTCGCATCTCTACCCCGACGAGGCGAACGGCGTGCTCATGTACCACGCAGTCGGGTCGCCCGAGAAGTACGGGAACGTCTCGGTCGGTCGGTTCCGCCGCGATTTGGAGTACCTGACGACGCACTTCGAGGTGTGCGACCTGCCCGCCGTCCTCGACGACGACGGCGGAAAGCGCGTCGCGTTGACGTTCGACGACGCGTACGACGACTTCTACGAGAACGTTCTCCCCCTCCTCCGACGGTACGGGGTTCCGGCCACCCTGTTCGTCCCGGTGGCGTTCGTCGGCGGCGGGCGGACCGACCTCGCGTACCGGTTCGGCCGGTCGCCCGCGGAGTTCGACCGCTACAACGACCCCGAGGCGCACCGCGACTACGGCGGCCCCGCGCCGGGCGTGATGTCGTGGGACCGACTCCGCGAGGTTGCGGCCGACGAACTGGTGACGGTCGGAAACCACACGCGGACGCACCCCGACCTCTCGCGTCTCTCCGCGCCGTCGGACCTCGAACCGGAAATCGTCGGCGCGCGCGACGAACTGGCGGAGCGACTCGGCGTCGATATCGACCGATTTTGCTTCCCCTACGGCCGGTACTCCGAGGAGGCGGCGGAACTCGTCGCCGAGACGCACGACGTGAGCGTCACCTCGCGGCGGGGCCTTCTCTTCGACCCGGCGTCGAACGACGGACACCTCCTGCCGCGCGTCCGGGCGCACGACCCCGAACACCGCGTCCGGTGGGACCTCTCGGCGGTGCGGTGGCGACTGGTCGAACGACTCGGTTAA
- a CDS encoding Gfo/Idh/MocA family protein, whose product MTYRIGFIGTGAPDGDGFAMAYRHAEGYRRLDDCEIVACADLVRENAEAFAEEHDVPDHRVYEDYEEMLSEAEPDVVSVCVPPADHADIVVGTARSGVVRAIHCEKPMALTWGDARRMVEVCDAEGVSLTINHQHRFGRPYTEPKRLLEKGKVGDLKRIEFREEDLYDNGTHAFDLANYYNDGTPVEWVLGQIDYTEENVLFGAHNENQAVAQWRYENGVYGIASTGRGEEFVGALFRLVGTDGVIEVGADGTVSYRRDGGKWKTVDTGSDARYRPKLSKPRLALRYLLGKASEGLAGRLDKPTYTARAIEDVIESIRTGERSELDARDALAADELIFATWESSRRRGRVDLPLEVDDNPLEAMVEAGVVGPDSDLPSRATRRADAASGSSGSLPSRLLGRLTRS is encoded by the coding sequence GTGACCTACCGAATCGGATTCATCGGAACGGGAGCACCGGACGGCGACGGGTTCGCCATGGCGTACCGTCACGCGGAGGGGTACCGCCGACTCGACGACTGCGAAATCGTCGCGTGCGCCGATTTGGTTCGCGAGAACGCCGAGGCGTTCGCCGAGGAACACGACGTGCCCGACCACCGCGTCTACGAGGACTACGAGGAGATGCTCTCGGAGGCGGAACCGGACGTAGTGAGCGTCTGCGTCCCGCCGGCGGACCACGCGGACATCGTCGTCGGTACGGCCAGAAGCGGCGTCGTCCGGGCTATCCACTGCGAGAAGCCGATGGCCTTGACGTGGGGGGACGCGAGGCGCATGGTCGAGGTGTGCGACGCCGAGGGGGTCTCTCTCACCATCAACCACCAGCACCGGTTCGGCCGTCCGTACACCGAACCGAAGCGACTCTTAGAGAAGGGGAAAGTCGGCGACCTGAAGCGAATCGAGTTCCGTGAGGAGGACCTCTACGACAACGGCACCCACGCGTTCGACCTCGCGAACTACTACAACGACGGGACGCCGGTCGAGTGGGTGCTCGGCCAGATAGACTACACCGAGGAGAACGTGCTGTTCGGCGCGCACAACGAGAATCAGGCGGTCGCGCAGTGGCGCTACGAGAACGGCGTCTACGGCATCGCGTCGACCGGTCGCGGCGAGGAGTTCGTCGGCGCTCTCTTCCGACTCGTCGGCACCGACGGCGTCATCGAAGTCGGAGCGGACGGCACCGTCTCCTACCGCCGCGACGGCGGGAAGTGGAAGACGGTCGATACCGGCTCGGACGCCCGCTACCGCCCGAAACTGAGCAAGCCTCGCCTCGCTCTCCGTTACCTCCTCGGCAAGGCGTCCGAGGGACTCGCGGGGCGGTTGGACAAACCGACCTACACCGCCCGCGCTATCGAGGACGTAATCGAGTCGATCCGGACTGGCGAGAGGTCGGAACTCGACGCGCGAGACGCCCTCGCAGCGGACGAGCTAATCTTCGCGACGTGGGAGTCCTCGCGCCGCCGCGGGCGGGTCGACCTCCCGTTGGAGGTAGACGACAATCCCCTCGAAGCGATGGTCGAGGCCGGTGTAGTCGGGCCCGACTCGGACCTGCCCTCGCGCGCCACGCGGCGGGCCGACGCCGCGTCGGGGTCGTCGGGGTCGCTCCCGTCGCGTCTACTCGGACGCCTCACTCGGTCGTAA
- a CDS encoding sugar phosphate isomerase/epimerase family protein: MKRRLRPAFQLHSVREFSDPLPEVIRRVGAAGFEGVEFAGRFRDADPDAVADALDETGVEPVAVHAELSAIEAAVEGENDLLDRCETVGCDRLVVPRVPSWYFCSRWNVRELSYRLTDLSHELDARDVDIGYHNVRNDLWPFLPDRVTETLERSPLPAGLATYASRGLAEFGRDDRNRIPDETGFWNLVARTAPDDLFFELDVGEVYAAGFDPVAAFEVVSGRVPTIHLRDVAPTGRFGAYEDVERGTGVVDTGRVLSAARRAGVEWVVYENELDAGPDEKLEDGAALVRQFFDDESAASASEGGASPTVGSTR; the protein is encoded by the coding sequence ATGAAGCGCAGACTCCGTCCAGCGTTCCAACTGCACAGCGTCCGGGAGTTCTCGGACCCCCTCCCCGAGGTGATTCGCCGCGTCGGCGCGGCGGGGTTCGAGGGCGTCGAGTTCGCGGGCCGTTTTCGGGATGCCGACCCCGACGCCGTCGCCGACGCCCTAGACGAGACGGGCGTCGAACCTGTCGCCGTCCACGCCGAACTGTCGGCGATAGAGGCGGCGGTCGAGGGCGAGAACGACCTGCTCGACCGGTGCGAGACGGTGGGCTGTGACCGCCTCGTCGTCCCCCGCGTTCCGTCGTGGTACTTCTGCAGTCGGTGGAACGTCCGCGAACTCTCCTACCGACTCACCGACCTCTCTCACGAACTCGACGCTCGCGACGTCGACATCGGGTACCACAACGTCAGAAACGACCTCTGGCCGTTCCTCCCCGACCGGGTGACCGAGACCCTCGAACGGTCGCCGCTTCCGGCCGGACTCGCCACCTACGCCTCCCGCGGACTGGCGGAGTTCGGCCGCGACGACCGGAACCGCATCCCCGACGAAACCGGCTTCTGGAACCTCGTCGCCCGCACCGCGCCCGACGACCTGTTCTTCGAACTCGACGTGGGTGAGGTGTACGCCGCCGGATTCGACCCCGTCGCCGCGTTCGAGGTGGTCTCGGGGCGCGTCCCGACGATTCACCTCCGCGACGTGGCTCCGACGGGTCGGTTCGGCGCGTACGAGGACGTCGAACGCGGAACCGGCGTCGTGGACACCGGTCGCGTCCTCTCGGCGGCGCGGCGGGCGGGCGTCGAGTGGGTCGTCTACGAGAACGAACTGGACGCCGGCCCCGACGAGAAACTCGAAGACGGCGCTGCGCTCGTTCGGCAGTTCTTCGACGACGAGTCCGCGGCGTCTGCGTCCGAAGGCGGAGCGTCGCCGACGGTCGGTTCGACGCGGTAA
- a CDS encoding FG-GAP repeat domain-containing protein gives MSFCLTTDLTGNGLPDVIVGALGGIYPFTVPVIGKDLNLRKLPGTREVIKQMETNVFWYENPGWERHDVAKAPDLSVGGSLGDISGDGTMDLVAGQNLNEHDLYWFEQPDDPREEWTRRLITDDFEKYHDTAVADVDGDGEDEVVVLSQESAVVFYYDIPEDPRREPWPVENRHMVAEDLDVEGVEVADVDGDGTVEILAGPNVFHRNGDGTWDRESIAEGWPWTRLAVADVDDDGEDEILVTEGDLPYQDPDDRRARLGLFDPPEWTPTILHDDLSNPHSLQVADIDDDGDLEIYVAEMGLEEGHTPRQFVFHRNDDGSFEPEVIEEGVATHEAKVVDLDGDGRLDIVGKGYSERNVDAWFNVV, from the coding sequence ATGAGCTTCTGCCTCACGACCGACCTGACGGGGAACGGCCTTCCCGACGTCATCGTCGGTGCGCTCGGCGGTATCTATCCGTTTACGGTCCCCGTCATCGGCAAGGATCTCAACCTCCGGAAACTGCCGGGAACCCGCGAAGTGATAAAGCAGATGGAGACGAACGTCTTCTGGTACGAGAACCCCGGGTGGGAGCGACACGACGTGGCGAAAGCGCCCGACCTCTCGGTCGGCGGGTCTCTCGGCGACATCTCCGGCGACGGGACGATGGACCTCGTCGCCGGGCAGAACCTGAACGAACACGACCTCTACTGGTTCGAGCAACCCGACGACCCCCGCGAGGAGTGGACGCGCCGCCTCATCACCGACGACTTCGAGAAGTACCACGACACCGCCGTCGCGGACGTGGACGGCGACGGCGAGGACGAGGTGGTCGTCCTCTCCCAAGAGAGCGCGGTCGTCTTCTACTACGACATCCCCGAGGACCCCCGGCGCGAACCGTGGCCGGTCGAGAACCGCCACATGGTCGCCGAGGACCTCGACGTGGAGGGCGTCGAAGTCGCGGACGTGGACGGCGACGGGACGGTCGAGATTCTCGCCGGCCCCAACGTGTTCCACCGGAACGGCGACGGGACGTGGGACCGCGAGAGCATCGCCGAGGGGTGGCCGTGGACGCGCCTCGCCGTGGCGGACGTGGACGACGACGGCGAGGACGAGATTCTCGTCACCGAGGGCGACCTGCCGTATCAGGATCCCGACGACCGACGCGCCCGACTCGGCCTGTTCGACCCGCCGGAGTGGACGCCGACCATCCTGCACGACGACCTGTCGAACCCCCACAGCCTCCAGGTCGCCGACATCGACGACGACGGCGACTTGGAGATATACGTCGCCGAGATGGGCCTCGAAGAGGGACACACCCCGCGGCAGTTCGTCTTCCACCGGAACGACGACGGGAGCTTCGAACCGGAGGTCATCGAAGAGGGCGTCGCGACCCACGAGGCGAAAGTCGTGGACTTAGACGGCGACGGCCGCCTCGACATCGTGGGGAAGGGGTACTCCGAGCGCAACGTGGACGCGTGGTTCAACGTGGTCTGA
- a CDS encoding lipopolysaccharide biosynthesis protein produces the protein MSGRLRSLIEGLIPSGGTAERVVKSAIWAMGQNAFGRVLQLAMLTIVARLVGPAEIGLVGIALLTLSGIKKFTKIGINDALVQQVEENVDEHLNTVWILEIARGLLIFSVLFAGAPLAGIVFNEPRATDLIRAIGVSPLLLGFRNPAMVYFQKNLDFHKQFVYRVGGDIAQAVVAVGYALVWPNAWALVVGYIAADVVRLVASYGLDTFRPQLDFNWDSAKGIVDYGKWITGSSILFFLYSEGDDAFVGWLLGPAALAFYQYGYRFSNAPASELGNVISSVMFPAFSKVQEDRELLQTAFLRTIRVTAFVATPVAFGIAVVASDFVLTFFGPQWTDMVVPMQILCGYGFLRALGQAFGPVWKTLDRPDLVTKFSAIRVVLMAILIWPATEMYGIVGTAAVVTGIYVFPMMPLDIYATVNMIDVGYTEIVREMVYPFAASAVMAGIVWYVDSMLSFGPTVELVVSIAVGAAAYGVAVLLLDRQSSWGITGNIRGIVTNARR, from the coding sequence GTGAGCGGCCGGCTTCGTTCGCTCATCGAGGGCCTCATCCCCAGCGGTGGGACGGCAGAGCGAGTCGTCAAGAGCGCGATCTGGGCGATGGGACAGAACGCGTTCGGACGCGTCCTTCAACTCGCGATGCTCACCATCGTCGCCCGCCTCGTCGGGCCGGCGGAGATAGGTCTCGTCGGTATCGCGCTTCTCACTCTCAGCGGCATCAAGAAGTTCACGAAGATAGGTATCAACGACGCGCTCGTACAGCAGGTCGAAGAGAACGTCGACGAGCATCTGAACACGGTCTGGATTCTCGAAATCGCCCGCGGGTTGCTCATCTTCTCCGTGCTGTTCGCGGGCGCTCCGTTGGCGGGGATAGTGTTCAACGAACCGCGGGCGACGGACCTCATCCGCGCCATCGGCGTGTCGCCGCTCCTTCTCGGGTTCCGCAACCCCGCGATGGTGTACTTCCAGAAGAACCTCGACTTCCACAAGCAGTTCGTCTACCGCGTCGGCGGCGACATCGCGCAGGCCGTCGTCGCAGTCGGGTACGCCCTCGTCTGGCCGAACGCGTGGGCTCTCGTCGTCGGCTACATCGCCGCGGACGTGGTCCGACTCGTCGCCTCGTACGGCCTCGACACGTTCCGGCCGCAACTCGACTTCAACTGGGACTCCGCGAAGGGTATCGTGGACTACGGCAAGTGGATAACCGGGTCGTCCATCCTCTTTTTCCTCTACAGCGAGGGCGACGACGCCTTCGTCGGCTGGCTTCTGGGACCGGCGGCGCTCGCGTTCTACCAGTACGGGTACCGGTTCTCGAACGCCCCGGCCTCGGAGTTAGGGAACGTCATCTCGTCGGTGATGTTCCCCGCGTTCTCGAAGGTGCAGGAGGACCGTGAGCTCCTGCAGACGGCGTTCCTGCGGACGATACGTGTCACCGCGTTCGTCGCGACGCCCGTCGCCTTCGGCATCGCCGTCGTCGCCTCCGACTTCGTGCTGACGTTCTTCGGACCCCAGTGGACGGACATGGTCGTTCCGATGCAGATTCTCTGCGGGTACGGCTTCCTGCGGGCGTTGGGGCAAGCGTTCGGGCCGGTGTGGAAGACGCTCGACCGCCCGGACCTCGTCACGAAGTTCTCGGCGATTCGCGTCGTCCTCATGGCGATACTCATCTGGCCCGCGACGGAGATGTACGGAATCGTCGGGACGGCGGCCGTCGTCACGGGGATATACGTCTTCCCGATGATGCCGCTCGACATCTACGCCACCGTGAACATGATCGACGTGGGGTACACCGAGATAGTGCGCGAGATGGTGTACCCGTTCGCCGCCAGCGCCGTCATGGCCGGAATCGTCTGGTACGTCGATTCGATGCTCTCGTTCGGTCCGACCGTCGAACTCGTCGTGAGCATCGCAGTCGGCGCGGCGGCCTACGGCGTCGCCGTGTTGCTCCTCGACCGGCAGTCCAGTTGGGGTATCACCGGTAACATCCGCGGCATCGTCACGAACGCCCGTCGCTGA
- a CDS encoding DUF354 domain-containing protein, with amino-acid sequence MSETELARADDDARRTPRGRPVNVWVDLASPSHPFFFKALTDSLSNVSTEVTVREKTETVPLADEVGFDFETVGKDYENPTLRKVGIPMRTAQLTFNAPAADVALSSRNAMCVLAAKARGTPSIHFTDNDICAYVDDLKAEELYHRLEAQATHNVVPKAFETSVLTERGADPDSVHTYDGYKEDVYVAAFEPDPTFPERLPFDGEEFIVVRPEALTATYVDADGSIVPDLLAGAAERDINVVYLPRNDGDEKFAEGVPSENVYVPDEALDGLELAWHARCMLTGSGTMAREAARMETPAVSFFPSTRISVDQALIDEGEIFHSRDAEEILDYVESLTDDDAEPDLTRAKRVRREVADLTARLVNESVQ; translated from the coding sequence GTGAGCGAGACGGAACTCGCGCGGGCGGACGACGACGCGCGACGGACGCCTCGGGGCCGACCGGTGAACGTGTGGGTGGACCTCGCCAGCCCGAGCCACCCGTTCTTCTTCAAAGCGCTCACCGACAGTCTCTCGAACGTCAGCACGGAGGTGACCGTCCGCGAGAAGACGGAAACCGTACCGCTCGCGGACGAAGTCGGCTTCGACTTCGAGACGGTCGGGAAGGACTACGAGAACCCGACGCTCCGGAAAGTGGGGATTCCCATGCGGACCGCGCAACTGACGTTCAACGCGCCCGCCGCGGACGTGGCGCTCTCCTCGCGGAACGCGATGTGCGTCCTCGCCGCGAAGGCGCGCGGGACCCCCTCCATCCACTTCACGGACAACGACATCTGCGCCTACGTGGACGACCTGAAGGCCGAGGAGCTGTACCACCGACTCGAAGCGCAGGCGACGCACAACGTCGTCCCGAAGGCGTTCGAGACGTCGGTGCTGACCGAACGCGGCGCGGACCCCGACAGCGTCCACACCTACGACGGGTACAAGGAGGACGTGTACGTCGCCGCCTTCGAACCGGACCCGACGTTCCCCGAGCGACTGCCGTTCGACGGCGAGGAGTTCATCGTCGTCCGCCCGGAGGCCCTCACGGCGACGTACGTGGACGCCGACGGGAGCATCGTCCCCGACCTGCTCGCGGGCGCGGCCGAACGCGACATCAACGTCGTCTACCTCCCGCGCAACGACGGCGACGAGAAGTTCGCCGAGGGAGTCCCCTCCGAGAACGTGTACGTCCCCGACGAGGCCCTCGACGGCCTCGAACTCGCGTGGCACGCGCGGTGCATGCTCACCGGGTCCGGGACGATGGCGCGGGAGGCCGCCCGCATGGAGACGCCCGCAGTCTCCTTCTTCCCGAGCACGCGCATCTCGGTGGACCAAGCGCTCATCGACGAGGGCGAGATATTCCACTCTCGCGACGCCGAGGAGATTCTCGACTACGTCGAATCGCTCACCGACGACGACGCGGAACCCGACCTGACCCGCGCGAAACGCGTCCGCCGCGAGGTGGCCGACCTGACCGCTCGTCTCGTCAACGAGTCCGTCCAGTAA